A single Drechmeria coniospora strain ARSEF 6962 chromosome 03, whole genome shotgun sequence DNA region contains:
- a CDS encoding Sugar/inositol transporter, with amino-acid sequence MTDMFSSPKDRDMMEEQGATHAEQAELGRNLQAKIRNPLEGIPREQLMRDVEAFAEYRGLQEHVDILKKGALVAQTPGDPESIDGPEKLDAEELAILDVEKNHRWRLPWKLYLTIATCSIGAAVQGWDQTGSNGANIFFPAYYGLGDSTRDLIIIGLLNAGPYIGSAFIGCWLSDPLNNYFGRRGTIFFSAHFCIWPVIGSAFCHTWQQQLACRLLMGIGMGSKASTVPIYAAENAPASIRGALVMSWQMWTAFGILLGTAFNLAVFNVPNINWRLMFGAPFIPAVPLLALIYLCPESPRWYMKKNRYADAWRSMIVLRNHPIQVARDIYYISAQLEIEKELVGKSNYATRFTQLFTIPRVRRANLAAFTVMIAQQMCGINIIAFYSTTIFKQAGMSDFKAMIGSFGFGLVNWLFAFPAFWTIDTFGRRSLLLFTFPQMFWTLLAAGLCTLMPQGTPDNPNDARTGLVCLFVFLFGAFYSPGEGPVPFTYSAEVYPLSHRETGMGFAVATCLFWASVLGITFPFLLEKLQTVGAFGLYAGFNVVAFIMIFLWVPETMQRTLEELDWVFAVPTTTFMKYQVTQTIPWFFKKYLFFQRHATREPLYHFEKVARADKRSSPGNQGMNTSTSDDDKKY; translated from the exons ATGACAGACATGTT TTCGAGTCCCAAGGACCGGGACATGATGGAGGAGCAGGGCGCTACCCacgccgagcaggccgagctcggccggaATCTCCAGGCAAA AATTCGAAATCCCCTCGAGGGCATTCCTCGCGAGCAGCTCATGCGTGACGTCGAGGCCTTTGCCGAGTACCGGGGCCTGCAGGAGCATGTCGATATCCTCAAGAAGggtgccctcgtcgcccagaCACCCGGCGATCCGGAATCCATCGACGGTCCCGagaagctcgacgccgaagagctcgccatcctcgacgtcgagaagaACCACAGGTGGCGCCTACCCTGGAAGCTCTACCTCACCATCGCCACCTGctccatcggcgccgccgtccaggGCTGGGACCAAACCGGCTCCAACGGCGCCAACATCTTCTTCCCGGCCTACTACGGGCTCGGCGACAGCACCCGAGATCTCATCATCATCGGTCTGCTCAACGCCGGCCCCTACATTGGCAGCGC ATTCATCGGATGCTGGCTCTCGGATCCCCTCAACAACTACTTTGGTCGTCGCGGCACcatcttcttctccgccCACTTCTGCATCTGGCCCGTCATCGGCTCCGCCTTCTGCCACACctggcagcagcagctggctTGCCGCCTTCTCATGGGCATCGGCATGGGGTCCAAGGCCTCGACGGTGCCCATCTACGCGGCCGAGAACGCGCCCGCGTCCATTCGAGGTGCCCTCGTCATGTCGTGGCAGATGTGGACCGCCTTTGGCATCCTGCTCGGAACGGCCTTCAACCTGGCCGTCTTCAACGTGCCCAACATCAACTGGCGTCTCATGTTCGGAGCACCCTTCATCCCCGCCGTTCCCTTGCTCGCCCTCATCTACCTTTGCCCCGAGTCTCCGCGCTGGTACATGAAGAAGAACCGGTACGCCGACGCGTGGAGGTCCATGATCGTCCTGCGCAATCACCCCATCCAGGTCGCCCGTGACATCTACTACATCAGCGCCCAGCTCGAGATCGAAaaggagctcgtcggcaagtCCAACTACGCCACCCGCTTCACCCAGCTCTTCACCATCCCCCGCGTCCGTCGCGCCAACTTGGCCGCCTTTACCGTCATGATCGCCCAGCAGATGTGCGGCATCAACATCATCGCCTTCTACTCCACCACCATCTTCAAGCAGGCCGGCATGAGCGACTTCAAGGCCATGATCGGTTCCTTTGGTTTCGGCCTGGTCAACTGGCTCTTTGCCTTTCCCGCCTTCTGGACCATCGATACT TTTGGTCGCCGTAGCTTGCTGCTCTTCACCTTTCCCCAGATGTTCTGgaccctcctcgccgccggcctctgCACCCTCATGCCGCAAGGCACCCCCGACAACCCCAACGACGCGAGGACCGGCCTCGTCTGcctcttcgtcttcctctTCGGCGCCTTTTACTCGCCCGGCGAGGGCCCCGTGCCCTTTACGTACTCGGCCGAGGTCTACCCCCTGTCCCACCGCGAGACCGGCATgggcttcgccgtcgccacctgTCTCTTCTGGGCCTCTGTCCTCGGAATCACCTTTCCCTTCCTGCTGGAGAAGCTGCAGACGGTGGGCGCGTTTGGCCTCTATGCCGGCTtcaacgtcgtcgccttcatcATGATCTTTCTCTGGGTCCCCGAGACGATGCAGCGCacgctcgaggagctcgactGGGTCTTTGccgtgccgacgacgacgtttATGAAGTACCAGGTCACCCAGACGATTCCCTGGTTCTTCAAAAAGTACCTCTTCTTCCAGCGTCACGCCACCAGGGAACCCCTCTACCACTTTGAAAAGGTGGCCCGCGCGGACAAGAGGAGCTCGCCGGGCAACCAGGGCATGAACACGTCAACCTCGGACGATGACAAGAAGTACTAG